Proteins encoded within one genomic window of Ammonifex degensii KC4:
- a CDS encoding NADH-quinone oxidoreductase subunit NuoF has product MRSLMDRCCSRCTHSPQTPCKDYVLCRRDGPFCHDDPECKRRRKAWLNSRFPPPGSGQRRLLVCGGLTCGAAGSFSLPEAFRKAIEKAGLEEQVTVTLVGCLGLCEEGPLALVMPERVLYCRLKLEDVAAIVEEHFKGGKPVERLLFRDDTGKTYPFLPEIPFYRKQQRVVLERCGYINPEDIAEYIAAGGYRALTSVLFSLSPEEVIEEIKKSGLRGRGGAGFPTGKKWEAARRVPSSKRYVICNADEGDPGAFMDRALLEGDPHAVIEGMIICGYAIGSDEGYVYVRAEYPLAVKRLRIAIEQAYAAGLLGENILGSGFSFHLHINEGAGAFVCGESTALMASIEGNRGIPRIKVPRSTEKGLFGKPTVLNNVETFANVPLIILRGSQWFANIGTKGSKGTKIFALSGKVKHTGLVEVPMGTTLKELIFDIGGGIKGGKRFKALQIGGPSGGCIPEDMLDLPIDYESLTGAGAMMGSGSIVVMDEDNCMVNTARFFLNFTERESCGKCTPCREGTKQMLNILERITRGEGSPSDLSLLEFLGQVVKATSFCGLGTSAPNPVLTTLRFFRSEYLQHVTERRCSAGECMALRRFVILAEKCIGCGACAYVCPVKAIKGEKKKPHHIDEKVCVKCGRCFEICRFQAVKRL; this is encoded by the coding sequence GTGCGGTCGTTGATGGATCGGTGCTGCTCCCGCTGTACCCACTCTCCCCAAACTCCCTGCAAAGATTACGTGCTGTGCCGCCGGGACGGCCCCTTCTGCCACGACGATCCCGAGTGCAAAAGGCGGCGTAAAGCGTGGCTCAATTCCCGTTTTCCCCCTCCGGGCAGCGGCCAGCGGCGCTTGCTAGTATGCGGCGGGCTTACCTGCGGAGCGGCTGGTTCTTTTTCTCTACCCGAAGCCTTTCGGAAAGCCATAGAGAAGGCCGGCCTGGAAGAGCAGGTCACCGTTACTCTGGTAGGCTGTTTGGGGCTTTGCGAAGAAGGTCCGCTGGCCCTGGTCATGCCGGAAAGGGTCCTTTACTGCCGGCTAAAACTGGAGGACGTGGCGGCCATAGTGGAGGAGCACTTCAAGGGAGGAAAGCCCGTCGAACGACTCCTCTTCCGGGACGATACAGGGAAAACATATCCCTTCTTGCCCGAAATACCCTTCTACCGCAAGCAGCAACGGGTGGTCCTGGAGCGCTGCGGCTACATCAATCCAGAGGACATAGCGGAGTACATAGCCGCCGGCGGCTACCGGGCCTTGACCTCCGTCCTTTTCTCTTTGAGCCCCGAAGAGGTAATCGAAGAAATCAAAAAATCTGGGCTTAGGGGCAGGGGAGGAGCCGGCTTCCCCACCGGCAAGAAATGGGAGGCCGCCCGGCGAGTACCGAGTTCCAAGCGCTACGTCATCTGCAACGCCGACGAGGGCGATCCGGGGGCCTTCATGGATCGCGCCCTCCTGGAGGGCGACCCACACGCGGTCATCGAGGGAATGATCATCTGCGGCTACGCCATAGGCTCCGACGAGGGCTACGTTTACGTCCGGGCAGAGTACCCCCTGGCAGTGAAGCGACTAAGAATAGCCATAGAACAAGCCTATGCGGCAGGGCTCCTGGGAGAAAACATCCTCGGCTCCGGCTTTAGCTTCCACCTGCACATAAACGAAGGGGCAGGAGCCTTCGTCTGTGGCGAGTCCACCGCGCTCATGGCCTCCATAGAGGGAAACCGGGGCATTCCACGCATCAAAGTGCCCCGCTCCACCGAGAAGGGGCTTTTCGGTAAGCCCACTGTGCTTAACAACGTGGAGACCTTCGCCAACGTCCCCTTGATAATCTTGCGTGGCAGCCAGTGGTTCGCCAACATTGGCACCAAAGGTAGCAAAGGCACCAAGATCTTTGCTCTGAGCGGCAAGGTGAAACATACCGGACTGGTAGAGGTCCCCATGGGCACCACTTTGAAAGAACTTATCTTCGATATAGGCGGGGGAATTAAAGGAGGCAAGCGCTTCAAGGCCTTGCAGATAGGAGGGCCTTCGGGAGGTTGCATACCTGAAGACATGCTCGACCTGCCCATCGACTACGAATCCCTCACCGGGGCCGGGGCCATGATGGGCTCGGGAAGCATAGTGGTCATGGACGAAGACAACTGCATGGTAAACACCGCCCGTTTCTTCCTGAACTTCACCGAGCGGGAATCATGCGGCAAGTGCACTCCCTGCCGTGAGGGGACCAAGCAGATGCTGAACATCCTAGAGCGCATCACCAGAGGGGAGGGAAGCCCCAGCGATCTTTCCCTCTTGGAGTTCCTGGGGCAGGTGGTCAAGGCCACCTCCTTCTGCGGGCTGGGAACCTCGGCTCCCAACCCGGTGCTGACCACCCTGCGCTTCTTCCGCAGTGAGTACCTGCAACACGTGACGGAAAGACGTTGCTCCGCCGGCGAGTGCATGGCCTTGCGGCGCTTCGTTATTTTAGCCGAGAAGTGCATAGGCTGCGGCGCCTGCGCCTACGTCTGCCCGGTCAAAGCCATCAAGGGAGAAAAGAAAAAGCCTCACCACATTGACGAAAAGGTTTGCGTCAAATGCGGCCGCTGCTTTGAAATCTGCCGTTTCCAAGCTGTTAAGCGGCTCTGA
- the groES gene encoding co-chaperone GroES codes for MIRPLGDRVVVKPLPAEEVTKGGIVLPDTAKEKPQKGEVVAVGPGRLLENGQRVPIDVKVGDKVLYSKYAGNEVKIDGEEYLILRESDILGVLE; via the coding sequence TTGATCAGACCGCTGGGTGATCGGGTAGTTGTCAAGCCTTTGCCTGCCGAAGAGGTGACCAAGGGAGGCATTGTGCTTCCCGACACGGCCAAGGAAAAGCCCCAGAAAGGGGAAGTGGTGGCCGTGGGGCCGGGAAGGCTTCTGGAGAACGGTCAGCGCGTTCCCATCGATGTCAAGGTAGGAGACAAGGTTCTCTACTCCAAGTACGCTGGTAACGAGGTCAAGATCGACGGGGAAGAGTACCTCATCTTGCGTGAGAGCGACATCCTGGGCGTACTGGAGTAA
- a CDS encoding 5-formyltetrahydrofolate cyclo-ligase, with product MKKEHLRQEFLQKRLALSSKEVAQAGKRVAELFLSLSAYRQAKVLLLYYAFRQEVPTEKIILTSLAEGKLVALPVTLREKKEITARLIKAYPDDLVPGPGGIPEPRPTCPSVPPEKIDLVAVPGLVFDLKGYRLGYGWGCYDRFLSRSPALRVGLAYDFQIVEDVGAEPHDQRLHLLVTPSCIYHFDEVETWKKRSWKR from the coding sequence ATGAAGAAGGAGCATCTACGCCAGGAATTTCTGCAAAAGAGGCTTGCTCTTTCCTCCAAGGAAGTAGCCCAAGCGGGGAAAAGGGTGGCAGAACTTTTCCTCTCCCTGTCTGCCTACCGGCAGGCAAAGGTGCTGCTGCTTTACTATGCCTTCCGCCAGGAGGTACCCACTGAGAAAATAATTTTGACCTCCTTGGCCGAAGGTAAACTTGTAGCCCTGCCGGTGACCTTACGGGAGAAGAAAGAAATTACCGCGCGCCTCATAAAGGCTTACCCCGATGACCTGGTACCGGGACCAGGAGGGATACCCGAACCCCGTCCCACCTGCCCTTCTGTCCCCCCCGAAAAGATAGACCTGGTCGCGGTACCAGGCCTTGTTTTTGACCTAAAAGGATACAGACTGGGATACGGGTGGGGTTGTTATGACCGCTTCCTCTCCCGCTCCCCTGCCCTGCGGGTGGGCCTGGCCTACGACTTTCAGATAGTAGAAGACGTGGGGGCCGAACCTCACGATCAGCGCCTGCACCTTTTGGTTACTCCCAGTTGTATTTACCACTTCGACGAGGTGGAAACATGGAAGAAGCGATCCTGGAAGAGGTAG
- the nuoE gene encoding NADH-quinone oxidoreductase subunit NuoE — protein sequence MEEAILEEVVRIYRGKPEKLIAALLALQRHYGYLPEPALRTLAQELGVPLSKVYGVATFYAQFRLKPRGKHTVCVCLGTACHVRGSEQIFHALKRELGVEPGDTTADGRFTLEVVSCVGACSMAPVVVVDEETHGRLDPEKALALLKKY from the coding sequence ATGGAAGAAGCGATCCTGGAAGAGGTAGTCCGGATCTACCGGGGAAAGCCGGAAAAGCTTATAGCCGCCTTGCTCGCCCTGCAGCGCCACTACGGCTACCTGCCGGAACCGGCCCTGCGCACCTTGGCCCAGGAACTGGGGGTTCCCCTAAGCAAGGTTTACGGCGTGGCTACTTTCTACGCTCAGTTTCGCCTTAAGCCCCGAGGGAAGCACACGGTGTGCGTCTGCCTGGGCACCGCCTGCCACGTCCGCGGCTCGGAGCAGATCTTCCACGCCCTAAAAAGGGAGCTGGGCGTGGAACCGGGAGACACCACCGCCGACGGGCGCTTCACCCTGGAAGTAGTCTCCTGCGTAGGGGCTTGCAGCATGGCTCCGGTGGTAGTGGTGGACGAGGAGACGCACGGTCGGCTGGACCCGGAGAAGGCTCTAGCCCTTTTAAAAAAGTACTAG
- the fdhF gene encoding formate dehydrogenase subunit alpha: MVTLVINGKEVTVPEGTTILEAARQAGIYIPTLCHDPELSPWGGCRLCIVEVRGWKELPAACITPVRHGMVVETESPAVRHARYTLIELLLANHPEDCLTCERTGSCVLQDLAYRYGVRRTRFEGEKRNYPIEDSNPFIVRDMNKCILCGLCVRVCNEIMGKAVIDFAYRGVRTKITPPFELPLEKAGCVFCGNCVAVCPVGALFPKPMWGQGRHWEVKKVKTVCPYCGTGCSFYLVVKDERVIGVQSCPDAPVNGRWLCIKGRFGFGFIHHRDRLKMPLIRDPFLFAKVTWPTSLKLVARRLTEIKEKYGPDAIGVLASARITNEEAYLLNKFARAVLGTNNIDHCARLCHAPTLVALREAFGSGAATNQLAEIAEADFILVIGSNTTETHPVAAIQIQKALRRGAVLAVIDPRRTEIASRAHYHLQLRPGTDIALLNAIAHVCLQENLWNQEFVIYRTENFAAFREAAMQYPPSLAAAITGVPEELIIEVARHYARAKNAVIIYTMGITQHTCGTNNVYAIANLALLCGHVGRRGSGVLPLRGQNNVQGACDMGALPDYLPGYQAVTDPSVRAKFAAAWGVEIPDHPGLTATEMFEAAAEGRIKALYIVGENPMVTKADTSLVKKALENLEFLVVQDIFLTETARFAHVVLPAASFAEKDGTFTNTERRIQRVRRAINPVGEAKPDWEIVTLLAREMGHPWNYSSPAAIMEEIAQLTPIYGGVSYERLEAEPEGIFWPCPHPEHPGTPILHQENFTRGKGRFHPVHFAPPDEQPDKDYPFLLITGRYLTHYHSGTMTRRTPLGFYQETLLEMNPEDMAELGIKPRDRVLISSRHGSMKIDTTPNSNLPRGVVFATFHDADNPINLLVGHRCDPRAKTPAFKGVAVRIEKAVR, translated from the coding sequence ATGGTAACACTGGTCATAAACGGAAAAGAAGTCACCGTTCCCGAAGGAACCACTATCCTGGAGGCGGCCCGCCAGGCCGGCATTTACATTCCTACCCTTTGCCACGACCCAGAGCTCAGCCCATGGGGAGGCTGCCGCCTGTGCATAGTGGAGGTGCGGGGCTGGAAAGAGCTGCCGGCGGCTTGCATCACCCCAGTTCGCCACGGTATGGTGGTGGAAACTGAAAGCCCAGCGGTGCGCCACGCCCGCTACACCCTGATAGAGCTCCTTCTGGCCAACCATCCCGAAGACTGCCTTACCTGCGAGCGCACCGGTTCCTGCGTCCTGCAAGATCTGGCCTACCGCTACGGGGTGCGCCGGACTCGCTTTGAAGGAGAAAAGCGGAATTACCCGATAGAAGACAGCAACCCCTTCATCGTACGGGACATGAATAAGTGCATCCTCTGCGGCCTTTGCGTGCGCGTCTGCAACGAGATTATGGGGAAAGCCGTTATAGACTTCGCCTACCGTGGGGTACGCACCAAAATCACCCCTCCCTTCGAGCTCCCCTTGGAAAAGGCCGGCTGCGTGTTCTGTGGTAACTGCGTGGCCGTCTGCCCGGTCGGAGCCTTATTCCCCAAACCCATGTGGGGACAGGGACGGCACTGGGAAGTCAAGAAGGTAAAGACCGTGTGCCCCTACTGCGGCACTGGCTGCTCCTTCTACCTGGTCGTTAAAGACGAGCGGGTGATAGGGGTGCAATCTTGCCCCGATGCGCCGGTCAACGGCCGCTGGCTGTGCATCAAAGGACGCTTCGGCTTCGGCTTTATCCATCACCGGGATCGGCTAAAAATGCCTCTCATACGCGACCCCTTCCTCTTCGCCAAGGTCACCTGGCCCACCAGCCTGAAGCTGGTAGCCCGGCGCCTCACCGAGATAAAAGAAAAATACGGGCCGGACGCCATAGGAGTACTTGCCTCTGCCCGCATAACCAACGAAGAAGCCTATTTGCTTAACAAGTTCGCCCGGGCAGTTTTAGGTACCAACAACATCGACCACTGCGCCCGCCTCTGCCACGCCCCCACCCTGGTAGCTCTGAGGGAAGCCTTTGGTAGCGGCGCAGCTACCAACCAGCTTGCCGAGATAGCCGAAGCCGACTTCATCCTGGTAATCGGCAGTAACACCACTGAGACTCACCCGGTGGCGGCCATCCAGATCCAGAAAGCTCTCCGGCGCGGGGCGGTGCTGGCCGTGATCGATCCCCGGCGTACGGAGATAGCCTCACGCGCCCACTACCACCTGCAGCTGCGCCCCGGCACTGACATTGCTTTACTCAACGCTATAGCTCACGTATGTCTTCAAGAGAACCTGTGGAATCAGGAGTTTGTCATCTACCGTACGGAAAACTTTGCCGCCTTCCGGGAAGCGGCGATGCAGTACCCACCCTCCTTGGCCGCGGCCATAACCGGTGTACCGGAAGAACTCATCATTGAGGTGGCACGCCACTACGCCCGGGCTAAAAACGCTGTTATCATCTACACCATGGGTATAACCCAACATACCTGCGGTACGAACAACGTCTATGCCATCGCCAACCTGGCTCTGCTTTGCGGCCACGTGGGGAGGAGAGGAAGTGGTGTCTTACCGCTGAGAGGACAAAACAACGTGCAGGGAGCCTGCGACATGGGAGCCCTACCCGACTACCTCCCCGGGTATCAGGCGGTGACCGACCCGTCAGTGAGGGCTAAGTTTGCCGCGGCCTGGGGAGTAGAAATCCCGGATCATCCGGGGCTCACCGCCACCGAAATGTTTGAAGCGGCCGCCGAAGGCAGGATAAAAGCCCTCTATATCGTGGGCGAGAACCCCATGGTGACCAAAGCCGATACCAGCCTGGTGAAAAAGGCGTTGGAAAATCTGGAGTTCTTGGTGGTGCAAGACATATTTCTCACCGAAACCGCGCGCTTTGCCCACGTGGTTCTACCGGCAGCCAGTTTTGCCGAAAAAGACGGCACCTTCACCAATACCGAGCGCCGCATTCAGCGAGTACGGCGCGCCATAAACCCGGTAGGGGAGGCCAAACCAGACTGGGAGATAGTCACCCTCTTGGCCCGGGAGATGGGACATCCCTGGAATTACTCTTCCCCGGCCGCCATCATGGAGGAAATAGCGCAGCTTACCCCCATCTACGGCGGGGTGAGTTACGAACGCTTAGAAGCCGAGCCCGAAGGAATATTCTGGCCCTGCCCTCACCCCGAACACCCCGGCACCCCTATTCTTCACCAGGAAAACTTCACCCGGGGTAAAGGACGCTTCCACCCGGTACATTTCGCCCCGCCCGACGAGCAGCCGGATAAGGACTATCCTTTCCTGCTGATCACTGGCCGCTACCTCACTCATTACCATTCAGGCACTATGACCCGGCGTACCCCGCTGGGCTTTTATCAGGAGACCCTTCTAGAAATGAACCCAGAAGACATGGCGGAGCTGGGAATCAAGCCTCGCGACCGAGTCCTCATTTCCTCGCGCCACGGCTCTATGAAAATAG
- a CDS encoding phenylacetate--CoA ligase family protein produces MRVLSGLRRGETLPREELRELQLVRLKALLARVYERVPFYRRKMDEAGVKPEDIRSLEDIRHLPFTTKEDLRENYPFGLFAVPLKDVVRLHASSGTTGKPTVVGYTRRDLNLWAELVARIVRMAGVGRGDVAQICFSYALFTGGFGLHAGLERVGATVIPAAAGNTERHVRLMQDFGTTVLVGTPSYILHIAEVARQMGVDPRCLRVRKALCGAEPWSEGMRAEIERVWGIEAYDNYGLSEIIGPGVAGECLERRGLHINEDHFLVEVVNPETGEPLPVGEKGELVFTTLTKEALPLIRYRTRDLSRLLPDPCPCGRTTIRMERVMGRTDDMLIIRGVNVFPSQIEEVLTGIPGLAPHYQIIVDRKGYLDELEIQVELAQEGFTGSYEDLESLEETVRHRLQSVLSITPKVKLLEYGSLTRSTGKAKRVIDRRRGGEG; encoded by the coding sequence TTGCGGGTGCTTTCGGGTCTCCGGCGCGGCGAAACCCTTCCGCGGGAAGAGCTGCGGGAGCTACAGTTGGTTCGCCTCAAAGCGCTTCTAGCCCGAGTTTACGAGCGCGTACCCTTTTACCGCCGCAAGATGGACGAAGCGGGGGTAAAGCCGGAGGACATAAGGTCTCTGGAGGATATCCGCCACCTTCCCTTCACCACCAAGGAGGACCTGCGCGAGAACTACCCTTTCGGCCTTTTCGCTGTACCTTTAAAAGATGTGGTACGTTTGCATGCTTCTTCCGGTACCACCGGCAAGCCTACGGTGGTGGGTTATACCCGCCGGGACCTGAACCTCTGGGCGGAGCTGGTGGCCCGGATTGTGCGGATGGCGGGGGTAGGGCGCGGGGATGTGGCGCAGATTTGCTTTTCCTACGCCCTGTTCACTGGCGGTTTTGGGCTGCACGCGGGGCTGGAGCGAGTGGGAGCCACGGTCATCCCGGCAGCGGCCGGGAACACCGAACGCCATGTGCGCCTCATGCAAGATTTCGGAACTACGGTCCTGGTGGGTACTCCTTCCTACATCCTCCACATTGCGGAGGTGGCCCGGCAGATGGGTGTGGACCCTCGCTGTCTGCGGGTGCGCAAGGCCCTTTGCGGGGCCGAGCCCTGGAGCGAGGGGATGCGGGCCGAGATAGAGCGAGTCTGGGGGATAGAGGCCTACGACAACTACGGTCTTTCCGAGATCATCGGTCCCGGCGTGGCGGGGGAGTGCCTGGAGCGCCGTGGGCTACACATCAACGAGGACCATTTCCTAGTGGAGGTGGTGAACCCGGAGACGGGGGAGCCGCTGCCGGTAGGGGAAAAGGGAGAGCTAGTCTTTACTACCTTGACCAAGGAAGCCCTTCCTCTCATCCGCTACCGCACGCGGGACCTGTCGCGGCTCTTGCCCGATCCCTGCCCCTGCGGCCGTACCACCATCCGCATGGAGCGGGTTATGGGCCGCACCGACGACATGCTGATAATCCGAGGAGTCAATGTCTTCCCTTCCCAAATCGAAGAGGTGCTTACCGGCATCCCAGGGCTGGCTCCCCACTACCAGATAATCGTAGACCGCAAGGGGTATCTGGACGAGCTAGAGATCCAAGTGGAGCTGGCGCAGGAGGGGTTCACAGGATCTTACGAAGACCTGGAATCTTTAGAGGAGACGGTGCGCCACCGGCTGCAGTCGGTCCTTTCGATAACCCCCAAAGTAAAGCTTTTAGAGTACGGCTCGCTCACCCGCTCTACAGGTAAGGCCAAGCGGGTTATAGACCGCCGCCGAGGGGGAGAGGGATGA
- the groL gene encoding chaperonin GroEL (60 kDa chaperone family; promotes refolding of misfolded polypeptides especially under stressful conditions; forms two stacked rings of heptamers to form a barrel-shaped 14mer; ends can be capped by GroES; misfolded proteins enter the barrel where they are refolded when GroES binds): MAGKQILFREDARAAIERGVNAVADAIKVTLGPRGRNVVLEKKFGSPQIVNDGVTIAREIELPDPVENLGAQLIKEVSTKTNDVAGDGTTTAALLAQAIVREGMKNVTAGANPIMLKRGIEKAVERVVEELKKIAKPVESKEAIEQVASISANDPEIGRLIAEAMEKVGKDGVITVEESKGITTTLEVVEGMNFDRGYISPYFITDPERMEAVLEDAYILVTDKKISAITDILPILEKVLQTGKPLLIIAEDVEGEALATLVVNKLRGTLSVCAVKAPGFGERRKAMLQDIAILTGGQVISEELGLKLDKATLEMLGRARQVRVKKEETIIVGGQGNPEDITKRIAQIKKQIEETTSEFDKEKLQERLAKLAGGVAVIQVGAATETEMKEKKLRIEDALNATRAAVEEGIVPGGGTALINCIPALDELKFDDPDMQTGVRIVRRALEEPLRQIAVNAGYEGSVVVERVKASEPGVGFDALNERYVNMIEAGIIDPVKVTRTALQNAASIAGMILTTECLVAEKPEKEKNKGGGMSPDMM, translated from the coding sequence GTGGCAGGCAAGCAGATTCTCTTCCGGGAAGATGCGCGTGCGGCTATCGAGCGGGGCGTTAACGCCGTGGCGGACGCCATAAAGGTGACTTTGGGTCCGCGTGGGCGTAACGTGGTGCTGGAGAAGAAGTTCGGTTCGCCCCAGATCGTCAACGATGGTGTCACCATTGCCCGGGAGATTGAGCTACCCGATCCGGTGGAAAACCTGGGAGCGCAGCTCATCAAGGAGGTTTCCACCAAGACCAACGACGTGGCTGGCGACGGTACCACCACGGCGGCCTTGCTGGCTCAGGCCATCGTACGCGAAGGCATGAAGAATGTGACGGCCGGGGCCAACCCCATCATGCTCAAGCGGGGTATTGAGAAGGCCGTAGAGCGGGTGGTGGAGGAACTCAAGAAGATCGCCAAGCCGGTAGAGTCCAAGGAAGCTATCGAGCAGGTGGCTTCCATTTCCGCTAACGACCCCGAAATCGGCCGGCTCATTGCCGAGGCTATGGAGAAGGTAGGTAAAGACGGGGTCATCACCGTTGAAGAGTCGAAGGGCATCACCACCACCCTGGAAGTGGTGGAAGGGATGAACTTCGACCGCGGTTACATCTCCCCCTACTTCATCACCGATCCCGAGCGGATGGAGGCGGTACTGGAAGACGCCTATATCCTGGTGACTGACAAGAAGATCTCCGCCATCACCGACATCCTGCCCATTCTGGAGAAGGTCCTGCAGACGGGCAAGCCCTTGCTCATCATCGCTGAAGACGTAGAGGGCGAGGCGCTGGCCACGCTGGTGGTCAACAAGCTGCGTGGTACCCTCTCTGTCTGCGCCGTCAAGGCGCCCGGCTTCGGTGAGCGGCGCAAGGCCATGCTGCAGGACATCGCCATCCTCACCGGCGGTCAGGTCATCTCGGAGGAGCTCGGGCTCAAGCTCGACAAGGCCACGTTGGAGATGCTCGGCCGGGCGCGCCAGGTGCGCGTGAAGAAGGAAGAGACCATCATCGTCGGCGGCCAGGGCAATCCGGAAGACATCACCAAGCGGATTGCGCAGATCAAGAAGCAGATTGAGGAGACGACCTCCGAGTTTGACAAGGAGAAGCTGCAGGAGCGCCTGGCCAAGCTGGCCGGCGGCGTGGCGGTTATCCAGGTGGGCGCGGCTACCGAGACCGAGATGAAGGAGAAGAAGCTCCGCATCGAGGACGCTCTCAACGCTACGCGGGCGGCGGTGGAAGAGGGTATCGTCCCCGGCGGCGGTACGGCGCTCATCAACTGCATCCCGGCCCTGGACGAGCTGAAGTTTGACGACCCCGACATGCAGACGGGCGTGCGCATCGTGCGGCGGGCGCTTGAGGAGCCACTGCGCCAGATTGCGGTCAACGCCGGCTACGAGGGTTCGGTGGTAGTGGAGCGGGTCAAGGCTAGCGAGCCTGGCGTGGGCTTCGACGCCCTCAACGAGCGCTACGTCAACATGATCGAGGCGGGGATCATCGACCCGGTCAAGGTGACGCGGACGGCTTTGCAGAACGCGGCAAGCATCGCCGGCATGATCCTTACCACCGAGTGCCTGGTGGCCGAGAAGCCGGAGAAGGAGAAGAACAAGGGTGGCGGCATGAGCCCCGACATGATGTAA
- the cysK gene encoding cysteine synthase A, which produces MRAREWENLIGRTPLVLLKRLGGKATILAKCEWFNPGGSVKDRAALFMLKEALASGKLAPGGTVVEPTSGNTGIALAWLSRRLELQVVITMPENMSRERVDLLTAYGAKVVLTPAEKGLPGAVEAAKELVQEMKGAFMPDQFSNPANAEAHYRTTGPEIWEDTEGRVDIVVAGVGTGGTLTGIARYLKERKPEVQVVAVEPAESPVLSGGKPGRHGIQGIGAGFVPPLLARELIDEVILVTTAEAVATCRELAAKEGILAGLSSGAACRAALKLASRPENRGKVVVVIFPDSGERYISLGLWRKA; this is translated from the coding sequence TTGCGAGCAAGGGAATGGGAAAACCTCATCGGCCGCACTCCGCTCGTCCTGCTTAAACGGTTGGGCGGGAAGGCTACCATCTTGGCCAAGTGCGAGTGGTTCAACCCGGGGGGCAGCGTCAAAGACAGGGCGGCCCTTTTTATGCTTAAGGAGGCCCTGGCTTCCGGCAAACTTGCACCCGGCGGCACGGTGGTGGAGCCCACCAGCGGCAACACCGGCATAGCCCTGGCCTGGCTTAGCCGGCGCCTGGAGCTTCAAGTGGTGATCACCATGCCGGAAAATATGAGCCGCGAGCGCGTTGACTTGCTAACTGCTTACGGTGCTAAAGTGGTTCTCACCCCGGCGGAGAAGGGCCTGCCCGGAGCGGTGGAAGCGGCTAAAGAGCTGGTGCAGGAAATGAAAGGTGCTTTCATGCCCGACCAGTTCAGCAATCCGGCCAACGCCGAGGCGCACTACCGCACTACTGGTCCGGAGATCTGGGAGGATACCGAAGGCCGGGTGGACATAGTGGTGGCGGGGGTGGGTACGGGGGGTACCTTAACCGGCATAGCCCGCTACCTTAAGGAAAGGAAGCCAGAGGTGCAGGTGGTGGCGGTGGAGCCGGCCGAGTCGCCGGTCCTCTCGGGAGGGAAGCCGGGCAGGCACGGCATTCAGGGAATAGGAGCGGGTTTCGTTCCTCCTTTACTGGCTCGCGAGCTTATCGACGAGGTCATTCTCGTTACCACCGCAGAGGCGGTGGCAACCTGCCGGGAGCTGGCGGCAAAGGAAGGTATCCTGGCGGGCCTGTCTTCCGGGGCGGCCTGCCGGGCCGCTTTAAAGCTTGCCTCCCGGCCGGAAAACCGAGGAAAGGTTGTCGTTGTCATCTTTCCGGACAGCGGGGAGCGCTATATTTCCTTGGGGCTCTGGAGAAAAGCTTAA